ACCAGCATTAGAGGTGATAAAGGCAGTAAGAGCCAACAACACAGATGCTACCGCCCTCGAGTATATTGAGGCTCTGGAGAGTGCTTTTAGCACCTCAGAGTCGGGTGAGGACTTGTATTTTGCTTTTCGTTTGCTTCGACAAGAGCCTGGGGAGGCCTTGTCTGATTTTCTACGTAGACAAGAAAGATCGCTAACGTTAGTGATCAAACGGGGAGGGTTAACTCCTCAGAGAGCTGATCGTGCCCGTGTAGAACAGTTGTTAAGGGGTGCGATTGAATCAGATTTGATGCTATTGAAATTGCGGCTGCATGAACGGAAAGAAAATCCCCCCACGTTTCTTAGACTTCTCAATGAGATtcgagaagaagaagaaaacgaaGCAGCTAGACGTAAGCTTGGTGTCAGTGTGAAAGATAAGACAGTAAAAGACAGAGGGAAAGGCTCACTGTCAAATCGAGACAACTTGAAAGTAGATGCTAAAGAGTTAAGACTCCAACTGGGTAGCACAAGTCTGTCGCAGCCCTCCGAGAGGGATTATGTTAAAAGCAAAACTGAGGTAAGGCCCTCAGACAACCCGTTAAATGCAGAGGTTCTAGCCCTAAAAGCTCAAGTAGAACAATTACAGAAACAATTGTCTGTGCTTAGTGTAGGGACGAGTAGTCCGAATACTCAAGAGTTCCTGGTGAGCCGTGGTTCCGTTGCTCCAATAAGATCAGCAGGTAAAAGCAGTGACGGCTTTTTCTGTTACAATTGTGGAGGAGATGGCCATATTGCCAGCAAATGTGAACATGCTGCAAATTCTGGTTTAGTCATTCAGAAACTGCTACAATTACTCCGCAAATCTAAAGAGAAAAAAACCCGCTTCAGGACAAAGAGATACAGATGTAGGGAGGAGTGATTGTTTCTCCAAGAAAAGCCTAATTGAGGTTCCTGAGCCTAGTTTTGTACCGGCTGGTCTAGTAGGGCCATCATCCACCGTCGAGGTCAAGGTTAATGGTCAGCCTTGTTTAGCTTTGTTAGACAGTGGGTCACAGGTGACCATTGTCTTTGAGAAGTGGTATTTACATCATCTACCCCAAGTACCCTTAAATCACTTTGATGGGTTAGCTATCTGGGGTTTGAGTTCCTCTAGCTATCCTTACCGAGGGTAT
This window of the Cyprinus carpio isolate SPL01 unplaced genomic scaffold, ASM1834038v1 S000006643, whole genome shotgun sequence genome carries:
- the LOC122144327 gene encoding paraneoplastic antigen Ma1 homolog, translated to MSQNDFLRELCSWSADEKIDPQHAILLVGVPADTDVAFIEDTVQTVKVFGRVRARATKEGTVPGTILVLCECREKICPAQVPYEVLPSSGETWEIVVIKDEDPNMNAFSGRLAQFLNREGKNITDLQSLINPLVSNVTSPETIIRAIGELLEKTKPTSDGQAYRRLRIFSGLEPTPVGEENSENWLEQARLMISESDCSAKEKRKRIVESLKGPALEVIKAVRANNTDATALEYIEALESAFSTSESGEDLYFAFRLLRQEPGEALSDFLRRQERSLTLVIKRGGLTPQRADRARVEQLLRGAIESDLMLLKLRLHERKENPPTFLRLLNEIREEEENEAARRKLGVSVKDKTVKDRGKGSLSNRDNLKVDAKELRLQLGSTSLSQPSERDYVKSKTEVRPSDNPLNAEVLALKAQVEQLQKQLSVLSVGTSSPNTQEFLVSRGSVAPIRSAGKSSDGFFCYNCGGDGHIASKCEHAANSGLVIQKLLQLLRKSKEKKTRFRTKRYRCREE